TAATGGATGCCTTATTATCCGGCAAATATGATATTAATAAAGTGGCCGTGATGATAACGCAGACCGGTGGTGGCTGCCGTGCTACCAACTATATAAATTTTATACGACGTGCTTTAGAAAAAGCAGGAATGTCTCATATTCCAGTGGTCTCCTTAAGTGCTTCCGGATTAGAAAAAAATCCCGGTATGAAATTTTCACCAAAGCTGTTAGTTGCTGCAATTCAGTCTTTAGTATACGGTGATGTATTTATGAGAGTTCTTTACCGCACAAGACCATACGAAGCCGTACCTGGTTCAGCCAATGAGCTGCATCAAAAGTGGAATGAAATTTGCAAAAAATCAGTAGAAACGGGTAAGTGGAAAGAATTTAAGCGTAATATACGTGGAATCATTGAGGATTTTGATAATCTTCCGCTTTTAGACATAAAAAAACCCCGCGTAGGTATTGTTGGCGAGATTTTAGTAAAATTCCTTCCTTCTGCAAATAACTTTTTGGTAGACCTTTTAGAAGCCGAAGGTGCAGAGGCTGTAATGCCTGATTTAATTGATTTCTTTATGTATTCTTTCTATAACGCTAATTTTAAGGCTGAATTCTTAGGCTTTAAGAAATCTACTGCAACAATTAATAATATCTTAATTGAAGTGATTGAATATTGCAGAAAAGAAGCTAGACTCGCTTTTGAAAAGAGCAAGCGTTTTGAACCACCGGTACATGTAAGAAAATTAGCTGAATATGCTTCTCCTATCGTATCTGTTGGTAATCAGACGGGAGAAGGCTGGTTTCTGACCGGAGAAATGATTGAATTAATCCATTCCGGGGTTGAAAATATCGTGTGTGCTCAGCCATTTGCCTGCCTGCCAAACCATATCGTTGGTAAAGGCGTTATTAAAGAATTACGGTTGCAGTATCCGAAATCAAATATTGTAGCTGTAGACTATGACCCCGGTGCAAGTGAAGTTAACCAGCTAAACCGAATTAAGTTGATGCTTGCAACCGCTGTAAAGAATATGGAAACTGACAAAACAAAATAACAATAACTCTACTCAGGTTTTAACTTACCTATTTAAATGTAAAGGATGTGGGTGGAATAACCCACATCCTTTTTAGCCAAGAGTATTGCATACACTATTCCTTGTGTGCATTCCGCTTAGATATTTCTTTCTTCTTTCATCATAAATTCCGGGCGGACAATGTACTCATAATATTTTACACTTCCATCAAATCTCAAATAAGCCTGAAACCTTGTCTTTACAGCAGGTGAGGTAATCATATCTATAACCTTTTCCCTTGGAATCCATGCGGTTTCTGAAGTTTCTTCAGAAATGGACAAATCTCCGCCTGCATATTCACAGATAAAATCAAACATTACCTTAGTAGGTACCATGCCATAACCGTTATACCCCTCATAAGTTCCCGTATTGGAGGATACCGAGAAAAGTTTACCTACAGTAATATCAATGTTACTTTCCTCTTTTACTTCACGGATAACTGCCTGTATCAGATTTTCACCTACTTCCACCTGACCTCCGGGGAATACCCAACCACCGCGGTGTGTCCTGACCATTAAAATATCTTTCTTATTCTTTACAACAACTCCAGCTGCTGTAACAATATGAGTTGGAAATGTTCTCACAATTTAATCTCCTTAAATTTTATACTTCGTCCATTCACGAGACTTGGCTCACCTGCTTCCATTCAACATATGAAAATAGTAGATAATTTTCTACTCCCTTTTACTATTTTTTGCTTTTAAGAGAAGTTTATTTTAATACTCAATCTCTTTGGTTGCACTTTTGCCAAATTCTTCTTTACTTTTTAGTTTCTCAGACTTTTGCAAGGTTTTGGCTGCTTCATCAAGATAGTCAATACTACTGCCAGCCGGAATAAATAAAAGTTCTGCTATAGCAGCAGTGGTATCTGCATAGTCTTTATACTGTAGGTACCATCCTTCTTTGTTCTTTGTAAATACAGGTATATTTTCAGCAGAAAAACCATACAAACCGGTAAATCGTACCTTATCTGTTGTTACTTCCTTAGAAAATAGAATCTCTATGGGTGCATAGGAAGAAACCAGATTTCCATCATAAACTACTTGCCAGTCTCCATCGATAAAAGCTTGTATACGGCAGCCCTTAATATCACCCTTGTGCTCTCTTTCATTTTGTCTTGCCATATAGAGAAGCCCTTTGATTGTTAATTCCTTCTCAGGTGAGAGTTCCAAAGTAAAAGGATATGAAAGTTTTTCCGAGGTATAAAAGGTATTGGGATTCCCATCAATGATGGATATGATATCGTCTTTTATTTCATCATCTTTATGAAAGTTTTCTGTACCTGTACCACAAGAATCCGTTAACACTCTGACCTGTGTCTTACAATTAGCCATAATATTTCTTGGAAAAAACGCCTTTATAAGTACTTCCTCCTCTATTTGAACCTCTGGTAAGAATGCATCTGAGGCAGCATAAGCCAATAAGGATTGTTTTAATAATCCAGCGACAGGTCTGTTATCTATATCCTTATCTAAATCGGCTGTAACAATCAGCAGCGAACCCTTTAAAACCTTACCTTCTAAAATCATACCCAGGCGGTAATTACGGGTATATTCATCAATTGGCTGTACGATAGGCATAAGTTCTGCCGGAAAGTCTGAAAGATTCAAACCATTTGCTCCCTGTATAATTTCTTCCCACTGCCACTCCTGATATTCTCTGGTTGGAAATAGAGCAAGAGCCGGGTGGTCTTTGCGAATAACCAGTCCCATACCTCTACTGTAAGTGGGACCCATTTGTGAATTCCAAAAAGAGGGTCTGACAGATACTGGTGGAGAATCAAGCCTATGGTGCTCCGGCAGGGGCGAATAGATTACTCTTCTTCCGTCTTCTAAAGCCTGTAATGCCACCTTTAGAGAACGGGTGTATGTAACCTTATTTGCTGCTTCCTCTTCTAAATCTTTGGCATTCGCAGGTGCTTCATACAACCAGATACGCCAACTGTTTCTTACAGTTGTATCTTTAATACCCACAACTATTTCATATTCTGCCGGAGCAGGTAAGTCCTGAAGGTTTACTTCCACTTCTCCGATTTCATAATTTTTGCATAACGGTATATCAAAACCAGAAAACACTCCATTTATAACTGTATTACCTTCAGCATTTAGTACTTCCCAGTAAATAATTGCATCTTTTATCTCCTCTTTTCCGAAATGGCAAAATTCCAGGAGACACTTTAGTGTTTCATGCTGTTTATAAATCCTTTTTGGGAGACGCAGTAATGGTACGGTTTCCTGACAAAAGCCTTTGAATTCATTCGCAGTAACAAAACTTTTTTCCTCCCAGAAAGGATCAAGCATTCCGACTAAAGCAGTACCCTGACCAATATAATCATGCAGCTCTAACAACTCAAACCCGTAGAGATGAGGGGTTCGAAAGGTTGCTTCGATTTCTTCTTTATAAAGCTGTACTTTGAGCTTGCCTGACAAATGTGCAAATTCTTTATTCTGTGATAATACCCCCTGCCTTCTGGCACTTTCTCTAAAAGCAATAAAATTTCCGGGTTTTAAATATCCCGTGAATTTATCAATCAACTCAAAATCTGGATAAGAACACCATTGTCCTAATTCATGGGATACAACCGGATATTGAATTCCTTCCACAGATAAACGATAATCCTTCCCGTGCCAGCCCTGACTGTTACGGATAGTACCACCCGGTTGGATTCCAAAACCGGAGCGATGAAAGTACACATAGTCCATTCCTTCAATTTTATCCGGTGTAACTGGATAAGGCCAGCCAGATTGTGCAGTATACACTCGTCTGCTATCAATTTCTTTACATTGTTTCACCCAATTCCTTAACGGTTTGTACCAGTCCCCACCAGGCTCATTACTTGGAGAGAGCATAACAAAGGAAGGATGATTTCCAAACTGCTTAATGATCCGTTTTGTTTCCTCCCATAATACCTCATTCATGTTACAGCCTTCGTAGAAATGATTCCACATACCGCATTCCACCTGTAGATAAAGCCCCTCTTCATCTGCTGCCACAAAAGCTGCTTTAGGAGGACAAAAAGAATGAAAACGAATATAGTTTAGCCCCCACTCCTTACAGGTACGTATAATTTTTTTCCATTCATAAACTTCTGTAGAAGGGTATCCGGTTAGTGGAAAATCACCACCGCTATGAGTTCCTCGAAAAAAAGCAGGACGATTATTCAGGTAGAATCTCCCTTCCTTTGTCTCAATCTTACGAAATCCAAAGGTTACTTCTTCCTCCTGTATTTGTTCACCCAGTTTTAGAATTGCCCGAATTCTATGTAAAACCGGAGAATATTCATCCCAGCATGCCGTCTCCTGAGGATACTCAATATTCACGGTAACCATCTGCTCAGATTCCTCTATATCAACCGTTTTAGAGGTATTATTTATTTGAAATTGTACCGTCTGTTTAAGACCTGTATGGTTACTTATAGACAGTAAAACAAGTACCGTTTTGGTTTCCACATTGGGATAAACCTGAATGTTCTCCATATGCACCATAGGAACGGCTTTCACGGATACTTTCCCTGCAATGCCATTCCAGGTGGCACCAAGGGCATCCGAAACCATATGGCCGTCCGGGCGGTAAGGATACTGTAAACTATTATCCACGCATAGTACAATGGTATGTTCTCCTGCTTCTAAAGCACCAAGACAGTAAATATGGGACGTACACAATGCTGTTTCGGAGCCTATATACGCAGCATCCAGCCACAGAGAGGTCTTCCATTTTACACATTCAAGCTCAAGATAAAAGATACAATCCCCTATATTCTCCGGTATTGCAAACGTCTTCTGATACCAGGCTTTACCCAAATAATGCTTTGGAGGTTGACTTAAGAAAGGAATATGAATGGCTTTTCCTTCTGTTTTATATTCCTCCCGTTCATACCACAACTTATCGTGGAGGCTGGAAATCCAAGGTGTGTGTTCCGTAACATCCTCACCATAACCCTGGGCTTGTAAAATACCAGGTATCTGAATCGTATCTATGAAATCAATCGTATCAACGGACAGCCTAGACTCTGTTGTATCTATAAAATGCCCCTTACTCTTTATATTCTGAATCGTCTCAGAATCCATTTTTCCCCTATTCTCGATTTCTGTTCTCCCAAAAGCTTCTTCACTGCCCAGAGTAAAATTCCAGGCACCATGCAGTGAATACTCCCAATTCATTTTCATTAACGCCCTCCAGTTCTATACTATGTTGTAATATGTTGTCAATACAAGTATAGCACCATTAGGATTAAGATTATAGTAAATTATAAACTAATTTATATTTTCATTATAACCTCTTCATTTAGACCATCGGATTACAAATACATGTCAAAATTCTTACTTTTTACTCATCAAAGTATTTAAGGCATTTATTTAATAATTCTTAAAAATATCTTCTTGCCTATCTTTAAAACATCTTGGCACACAAGCACCCTCTCCAAATCCTCAAGGTTTAAACGTTCCTGATTGAGCTGTACGCCACCTCCTAAAAGCAATCTTCGAAACTCACTGCCACTTTTTACTTGCCCTGCCTGAACTAGAAGTGGAATTACATCGCTAAGAGTATCCTTCTCCCAATCTATAACAAATTCAGGTATATTATATGGTATAGATTTTTTTTGAAAGGCTGCTTCATAAAAATCCATCGCTTCTGCAACTTCTTCCTTTGTATGATAAAGTTCTGTAATCACCTGCGCCAGCTCGTATTTTACATCTCTGGGGTTCTTTCCATCCTGCAACTCTTCTTGAATACCCCTAATTTCATCCGGGTGCATGTCGGTAGTTAGTTCATAGTATTTGATAATAAGATTATCAGGCACTTCCATAACTTTCTTAAACATTACCTGCGCAGGCTCATGGACGCCGATATAATTACCAAGACTTTTACTCATCTTCTCCACACCATCAAGTCCTTCCAAGATTGGCATGAACAGTGCTACCTGCTGTTCTTCTTCCATACTCTTTTGCAGGTGTCTTCCCATTAATATATTGAAGGTTTGGTCTGTTCCGCCAAGTTCAATGTCAGCCTTTAAGGCTATAGAATCGTATGCCTGCATTAGTGGATAAAAAAACTCGTGCATTCCAATCGGTGCATTGCTTCTGTATCTTTTCTGAAAATCATCCCTCTCTAACATACGAGCAACCGTAGTTGTTGAGGCCAAACGGAGCACATCATCAAATCTTAGCTTACTTAGCCACTCACTGTTAAAACAGACTTCCGTTTTGCTTTCATCTAGAATCTCAAATATCTGATCTGTATAGGTTTTGGCATTCTCTTTCACCTGTTCCTCGGATAAAGCATTTCTTCCTTTGGATTTACCCGTAGGATCACCTATTTTGCCGGTGAAATCACCTATAACAATCACTGCTCTATGTCCTAAATCCTGCATCTGTTTTATCTTGCGAAGTACCACGGCATGACCTAAGTGAATATCCGGTGCGCTTGGGTCAAGACCCAGTTTTATGGTCAAAGGCTTTCCTTCTTTAACAGAACGTTGTAACTTCTTTTCTAAATTCTCTCTGCTGACTACTGTGTCTACACCTTTTAAAATAATATCCATCTGCTCTTTAACGCTTTTCATACTAGCTCCAATCTGTGTGCTCTAATGACTCTCTTCACTTGCACACTCACAAATCAGGATGCTTTCCTTCTATGCCTCATAGTGCGTATTAAGCTTTTTCACAATCTACAATTTTTAATTAAATTTGCTTTTTATATGCGATACTGCGCCACTATGAGAGGAAGAAGCTCTTTAGCATCCTCTCTTTTAAATACCTTCCTGTTTGAATCCACGCAATAATACTTAGTGTCTACCATTTCAATAGACTTTAAATGACATAAATGTCATCCTTATAAGGGCGTGATTGTACAGAGAATTCGTAAAAATTCTATTATTCTGTTGTACCATAAAATATACTGCAATTGACATTGACTTGGAGGATAGTTAAAACTGTGAAATGTTAGATAGAATTACCGCAAGTGTGCACAAGCTTGCAGAGTGTTCTTGGTAAATAAAGATTTTTGTTTTGGATAACCTACAAAACAAAAAAACTCCCGTCCTATCAAAAGGACGAGAGTGTAATCTCGTGTTACCACCTTAAGTTAATAAACAATTCACATTGCTTACCTCTTCAAGTACTCCATATGTCATGGGTTATACTCTAGCACTATAACGTGTGCAGGATACGTCACAGCCTACTTGAAAACGTTCGGTGTGCAGCTCAAAGAGGTATTCATAATCAGCCTGCCATGCACCTCTCATCAACCGGTAACTTTCTGTATGGATTACTCATTACTACTTATTCTTATCGTAGCCTTTAAGGTCATATTTAATTTCATTAAAGCAAATGTATTCATTAAAATCAGCAATTACCGAATCCTAACTTTACAGCTTTAAATTAAAGCTATTATAGTGCCTTTGAAGAAATCTGTCAAGAAGATAAGTAAATTATTTTCTGAATGTCTGAACCATTTTTGATAATGTCTTAAGTAACCACAAGTGATTATGTCCCAAATGAGTAATCCATGTTACACTATATCCTCATGACTTACAGATGAGGAGACATTATGAGAAAGGTCAAGTTGACTATGAATGAAGAAAAACGTTATGAAGTAATAAAGAAGTTAGTAGACACAAACGGAAATAAAAAGAATGCTGCCTTGAAGATCGGTTGCACCGAAAGACATATCAATAGAATGATTGCAGGATATAAACGTGATGGTAAATCCTTTTTTATACATGGAAACAGAGGTCGGACTCCTGCTCATGCTCTTTCAAAAGAAACCAAGCAAACTGTCCTAGATTTATATCGTAGTAAGTACTTCGATACGAATTTTACTCATTGTATCGAGCTTCTAGAGAAGTATGAGGGAATTTCTATTTCTGTATCTACATTGAACTCTATTTTAGAAAAAGAATATATTCTTTCTCCAAAAGCTACCCGATCAAAAAAAAGAAAAACCAAACTAAAACTTAAACATTTGAAAACACAAACTAAATCTAAAAAGATACTAGCAGAGTTGCAATCCAATATCGTTGCAATCGAGGATGCACATTCCAGACGTCCTAGATGTGCTTATTTTGGCGAAATGCTTCAAATGGATGCTTCGATCCACTTGTGGTTCGGTGATACGAAAACTCAGCTTCACATCGCTGTCGATGATGCAACTGGTACTATTGTCGGTGCTTACTTTGATGAACAAGAAACTTTAAAAGGATACTACAATGTGTTTCATCAAGTACTTACTGAGTATGGTATTCCCTATTTATTTTTTACCGATAACCGTACAGTTTTTGAATATAAACAAAAAAACGCCCCTTCTATCGAAGAGGACACATACACACAATTCGCTTATGCTTGTAAACAGCTAGGTGTTGAAATCAAGACCAGCAGTATACCACAAGCAAAAGGTCGAGTGGAACGATTGTTCCAAACCTTACAATCTCGCCTACCAGTCGAATTACGCCTGGCAGGCATAAACACACTTAGCGAAGCAAATGCATTCTTAAACTCCTACATAAAAGAATACAATGCCAAGTTTGCTCTAGAGACCAATCTTATCAAATCTGTCTTTGAAAAGCAACCCGTTTTAGAAGAAATAAATCTTGTTCTTTCTGTTCTTACAGAAAGAAAGATAGATAATGGACACTGTTTGAAGTTTAAAAATAAGTATTTTAAGACACTTGATAAGAACGGGCATCAGGTACACTTTTATAAGGGGACAAAGGCAATGGTAATAGAAGCATTTGACGGTAATAAATACTGTTGTATAGATGAGAGTATTTATGCGCTAGAAGCAATTCCGTCACATGAGAAAATATCAAAAAACTTTGATCTTACGCTGTCGCAGAATAAAACAATAAAGCGGAAGATACCAGGGATGCATCATCCTTGGAGAAGGCAAGAATTCTGGCGTTTTGTTAAAATGCAGGAACACCACTGGAATGATGAAGTCCCTGCTTAAATAGATAAAAGCACCAGCCACAGCTGGTGCTAATGTTTAAAATTTATTAGGACATTCTCAAAAATGCTTGACAGAAGATAAGTAAATTATTTTCTGAATGATTTGTAGGATTACAATACATGTGTTACAAATAAAAGAAAAATAAAATACGGAACCGTCTCTTTTGTGTTATATTTTAGTCACCACAACAAAAACATTAACAAAGGAGCGTTTCCGCATGGCTAGTATAACACAGGATATGAGATATCGTCTATCATTAATTAAATATGCTGAGAAATTTGGTGTAACCAAGGCTGCTATCAAGTACAAAACCAACCGGCAATACATTTACCGCTGGAAACGCCGCTTTGATGGCTCTATCGAGTCTTTACGAGAGCTATCCCGTAGACCTCATTCACACCCAAACCAACATTCTGAAGCTGAAATAAAACTTATTCATGATATGCGGCGACGTAATCCACACGAAGGCCTTGTTGTTTTCTGGGTGAAACTTATGCAACGTGGATATAAAAGATCTATCCCTGGTTTATACCGCTTTCTTAGAAAAGGAAAACTAATGGCTATCAAGCCAGCTAACCCTAAATATATTCCAAAACCTTATGAGCAGATGAAGTACCCCGGACAGCGCGTTCAAGTCGACGTAAAGCACGTTCCGGCGGCTTGTATTGTCGGTGATGCAAAAGACCAGAAATTCTATCAATATACTGCAATTGATGAGTACTCCAGATTTCGTTTTGTAGAAGCTTTTAATGAATCCAGTACCTATACTTCTACTCAATTCCTGGAACATCTAGTTAATGCCTTTCCTATGCCTATTGAGTGTATTCAAACAGATAATGGATTTGAATTTACAAAAAGATTTGGTAGCCACAAGCTAAATCCTTCCCTGTTTGAAAAGAAGTTACAATCCTTAGGGATAAGACATAAACTAATCCGTCCATTTACACCAAGGCATAATGGGAAAGTGGAGCGTAGCCATCGCAAGGACAATGAACGTTTTTATGCTACACATAGTTTCTTTTCTTTTGATGACTTTTCAAAACAGCTAAATATATATAACCGAAGGGATTATAACAACTTTCCGATGAGACCTCTAGGCTGGAAATCTCCTAGAACTACTCTCATTAATTTCTTGAAGTATGGTGTAACATATGTTTGACAAACCAACAATAAGTAAATTATTTTCTGAATGATTATGAAAATTTATTACTG
The nucleotide sequence above comes from Anaerocolumna cellulosilytica. Encoded proteins:
- a CDS encoding NUDIX hydrolase, with translation MRTFPTHIVTAAGVVVKNKKDILMVRTHRGGWVFPGGQVEVGENLIQAVIREVKEESNIDITVGKLFSVSSNTGTYEGYNGYGMVPTKVMFDFICEYAGGDLSISEETSETAWIPREKVIDMITSPAVKTRFQAYLRFDGSVKYYEYIVRPEFMMKEERNI
- a CDS encoding discoidin domain-containing protein — its product is MKMNWEYSLHGAWNFTLGSEEAFGRTEIENRGKMDSETIQNIKSKGHFIDTTESRLSVDTIDFIDTIQIPGILQAQGYGEDVTEHTPWISSLHDKLWYEREEYKTEGKAIHIPFLSQPPKHYLGKAWYQKTFAIPENIGDCIFYLELECVKWKTSLWLDAAYIGSETALCTSHIYCLGALEAGEHTIVLCVDNSLQYPYRPDGHMVSDALGATWNGIAGKVSVKAVPMVHMENIQVYPNVETKTVLVLLSISNHTGLKQTVQFQINNTSKTVDIEESEQMVTVNIEYPQETACWDEYSPVLHRIRAILKLGEQIQEEEVTFGFRKIETKEGRFYLNNRPAFFRGTHSGGDFPLTGYPSTEVYEWKKIIRTCKEWGLNYIRFHSFCPPKAAFVAADEEGLYLQVECGMWNHFYEGCNMNEVLWEETKRIIKQFGNHPSFVMLSPSNEPGGDWYKPLRNWVKQCKEIDSRRVYTAQSGWPYPVTPDKIEGMDYVYFHRSGFGIQPGGTIRNSQGWHGKDYRLSVEGIQYPVVSHELGQWCSYPDFELIDKFTGYLKPGNFIAFRESARRQGVLSQNKEFAHLSGKLKVQLYKEEIEATFRTPHLYGFELLELHDYIGQGTALVGMLDPFWEEKSFVTANEFKGFCQETVPLLRLPKRIYKQHETLKCLLEFCHFGKEEIKDAIIYWEVLNAEGNTVINGVFSGFDIPLCKNYEIGEVEVNLQDLPAPAEYEIVVGIKDTTVRNSWRIWLYEAPANAKDLEEEAANKVTYTRSLKVALQALEDGRRVIYSPLPEHHRLDSPPVSVRPSFWNSQMGPTYSRGMGLVIRKDHPALALFPTREYQEWQWEEIIQGANGLNLSDFPAELMPIVQPIDEYTRNYRLGMILEGKVLKGSLLIVTADLDKDIDNRPVAGLLKQSLLAYAASDAFLPEVQIEEEVLIKAFFPRNIMANCKTQVRVLTDSCGTGTENFHKDDEIKDDIISIIDGNPNTFYTSEKLSYPFTLELSPEKELTIKGLLYMARQNEREHKGDIKGCRIQAFIDGDWQVVYDGNLVSSYAPIEILFSKEVTTDKVRFTGLYGFSAENIPVFTKNKEGWYLQYKDYADTTAAIAELLFIPAGSSIDYLDEAAKTLQKSEKLKSKEEFGKSATKEIEY
- the tyrS gene encoding tyrosine--tRNA ligase, with amino-acid sequence MKSVKEQMDIILKGVDTVVSRENLEKKLQRSVKEGKPLTIKLGLDPSAPDIHLGHAVVLRKIKQMQDLGHRAVIVIGDFTGKIGDPTGKSKGRNALSEEQVKENAKTYTDQIFEILDESKTEVCFNSEWLSKLRFDDVLRLASTTTVARMLERDDFQKRYRSNAPIGMHEFFYPLMQAYDSIALKADIELGGTDQTFNILMGRHLQKSMEEEQQVALFMPILEGLDGVEKMSKSLGNYIGVHEPAQVMFKKVMEVPDNLIIKYYELTTDMHPDEIRGIQEELQDGKNPRDVKYELAQVITELYHTKEEVAEAMDFYEAAFQKKSIPYNIPEFVIDWEKDTLSDVIPLLVQAGQVKSGSEFRRLLLGGGVQLNQERLNLEDLERVLVCQDVLKIGKKIFLRIIK
- a CDS encoding ISNCY family transposase gives rise to the protein MNEEKRYEVIKKLVDTNGNKKNAALKIGCTERHINRMIAGYKRDGKSFFIHGNRGRTPAHALSKETKQTVLDLYRSKYFDTNFTHCIELLEKYEGISISVSTLNSILEKEYILSPKATRSKKRKTKLKLKHLKTQTKSKKILAELQSNIVAIEDAHSRRPRCAYFGEMLQMDASIHLWFGDTKTQLHIAVDDATGTIVGAYFDEQETLKGYYNVFHQVLTEYGIPYLFFTDNRTVFEYKQKNAPSIEEDTYTQFAYACKQLGVEIKTSSIPQAKGRVERLFQTLQSRLPVELRLAGINTLSEANAFLNSYIKEYNAKFALETNLIKSVFEKQPVLEEINLVLSVLTERKIDNGHCLKFKNKYFKTLDKNGHQVHFYKGTKAMVIEAFDGNKYCCIDESIYALEAIPSHEKISKNFDLTLSQNKTIKRKIPGMHHPWRRQEFWRFVKMQEHHWNDEVPA
- a CDS encoding DDE-type integrase/transposase/recombinase, whose product is MASITQDMRYRLSLIKYAEKFGVTKAAIKYKTNRQYIYRWKRRFDGSIESLRELSRRPHSHPNQHSEAEIKLIHDMRRRNPHEGLVVFWVKLMQRGYKRSIPGLYRFLRKGKLMAIKPANPKYIPKPYEQMKYPGQRVQVDVKHVPAACIVGDAKDQKFYQYTAIDEYSRFRFVEAFNESSTYTSTQFLEHLVNAFPMPIECIQTDNGFEFTKRFGSHKLNPSLFEKKLQSLGIRHKLIRPFTPRHNGKVERSHRKDNERFYATHSFFSFDDFSKQLNIYNRRDYNNFPMRPLGWKSPRTTLINFLKYGVTYV